The Leptolyngbya sp. CCY15150 nucleotide sequence CGCTGCGAGAGTTCTTGGGTGATGATGCCGCTATCATGGCGGGGCTGAATCCTTTCATCAATGACTTGACGTGAACTCGCCACGACCCAGAACACCGATCCCCGTTGACCGTCAGACCCAGGAACAAATTGCGGGGACGGCGGTGCTGCTCCTAGAGCGGTTTTGCCGCGACCAAGTTCGGGGGCAGCGGGTTTTCGAGGGCAAGCAGTTTTACACGATTGTGGAGCGGGGGCGCGACCTAAATATCGAGTTCAGGGGCGATGCTCACCACTTGCCGGAGACGATTCTGACGTTGCGCACTCAGCGAGATAATGGACAGACACTCTACGAGATTGAGTCCTGGTTGACCCAGGCAGATGTGCAGCGGTTTGCCTTGATTCGGCAGGAGTTGAAGCGAGATCTAAAGCTTCAAACGGCGGAAATAGAATACTGACATCAAATGTGCTTATGGCAACTGGGTTTCATCGCAAATAGGCCATGGAGGCCTAGATGGCAGCCCAATTAGTGGGAAACCTTCAAGTAGCGCTTTGCAATCCCTCAGAAAACTGCCAGAATGTGGTGGGGATGACTTACAATCTTTCGCACCCCCTACTTTTGAACAAGAAATTAACGGTTGTAGCGGTTTAGCCAGGGGGGAGTGAATGGTTACCACTCACAAAAGCCATTGGCTCGAACTATATCGTAACGACGTTGATAGTTGAGTATTTAGCAGTAAGTGCTCATTCTACTAATGTTCAAGAGATGATCCATCCTCGAAGCAACACTCTACGAACAAGGTTGGTTTGGTAGCAACAGGCAGACTTGTAGATGTGGACAATGAGTAAAAATTGGGCTATCTGCATTGGGATTAATGAATACTAAAACCTCCAGCCGCTTCAGTATGCGGTGCAGGATGCGGCCGTGCGAGATTTTTTTCTCCCCACGGTCAAGTTTGAGCAGGTGTTCTACTTTGCCGATGATTCGCCGCCCATCGAGACGCCTCGGGGAGAGATGAGATCGCTGCCCACCTATGCAAACCTCAGGCGCTTTTTCCGAGAGCAGTTTCAGAAGCCGTTTTTGGAGGCGAGAGACAATGTCTGGTTTTTCTTTGCCGACCATGGCAAACTGCATGAAGGTCACGACTATCTGATGCCCGTCGATGTGGATCCGGGCAACATTGAAGAGACGGCCTGTTAAGCAAATGCAAGGAAGTTGAACACTGGGTCAATGCCGTTACATGGATGTAGTTCCGAGCTACTCTAAGCTCATAACAACGTTTTTAGGATGATAAAAGACCGTCTTCAGGGTTTTAGGTTGTAGTATTGAGGTGCAGAGGGCTATGAGAGATGATCTAACTGAATATCTAGATTTCCTGAAAGAGGGGAAGGCACGCATCTGGATGCTGCTGATTGGGATTGATGCCTATACAGATACTCGATTGAAACCTCTATCCTGCGCTGCGTCTGACTGTCAAAAGCTGGAAGATGCTTTAAAAATAGCAACTCAAGACTTTAAGGCATCGGAAATTCGATCTCTCTACGGTGCAAGCGGCGATCGCCCTGTTACGAAGGAAGATGTAGAAGTAGAACTCGCGACTATTGTCCAGTCCGTAAAGCCGAGGGATACACTTTTCATGTATTTCTCTGGTCACGGAGAAATCGGGTCGGATGATCAGCTCTATCTCTGCCTAAGTACCACACAAACAGATAACCTACAGAAAACAGGTCTGGGAATTCGTCATCTGCTCAGTCAACTCAATGCATCGAAGGCTAGCCGTCAGGTGGTTGTGATGGATGCTTGTCATAGTGGCAGTACGATTGGGCAATTTAGGGCAAGGAGTCGAGGTTCTGCCGGATTGGAGCGATTGGATCAAGACCCTCCCCTAGGCGATAATCATGACGATGGTCTGGAGGTTAATCCAGGCATTGGGCAAAAGCTCACGGAAAATCTCAATCAATATGCGAGCAGCACGGGCAAGGATTTTTTCGCGCTACTGTCCTGTGAAGAAGGACAGCAATCCTGGGAAGTGTCAGGATTGGGGGGGATTTTCACCCATTATTTAGTGGAGGGACTAAAGGGAAAAGCAGCGAATCCAGAAGGGTTGATCGAAATGGATCACCTTTATAAATATGTTCGAAGAAATACAGCTCGCTCGGTTCAGGAACAGATTTGTCCAACTCGTCCGACGGCACAGCAAA carries:
- a CDS encoding caspase family protein; translated protein: MRDDLTEYLDFLKEGKARIWMLLIGIDAYTDTRLKPLSCAASDCQKLEDALKIATQDFKASEIRSLYGASGDRPVTKEDVEVELATIVQSVKPRDTLFMYFSGHGEIGSDDQLYLCLSTTQTDNLQKTGLGIRHLLSQLNASKASRQVVVMDACHSGSTIGQFRARSRGSAGLERLDQDPPLGDNHDDGLEVNPGIGQKLTENLNQYASSTGKDFFALLSCEEGQQSWEVSGLGGIFTHYLVEGLKGKAANPEGLIEMDHLYKYVRRNTARSVQEQICPTRPTAQQTPVRLSTGSQDIIIGVGSLTHSEEELFAPPSPNTSLDIKFAQQRSRYLNAFSYCYQRQYPPRIS